A DNA window from Andrena cerasifolii isolate SP2316 chromosome 16, iyAndCera1_principal, whole genome shotgun sequence contains the following coding sequences:
- the LOC143377989 gene encoding uncharacterized protein LOC143377989 gives MIRALILLLLADLLTATVLPEVTSYAKVSRNGQEQTQARSDQTSWITRMVSLSNGTASEARGIKNIAITVSPVYISPKIPKLQHGEAVDYPSAGRYSTLDHELIAQLNTKKKIQDRYHPASLNTFKNKDPSNGMRESSKPRPSSLSNRPPSGPPNGPPSSFSNGPPSSFSNGPPSGPPNGPPSSFSNGPPSGPPNGPPGSFSDGPPGSFSDGPPSGPPDGPPSSFSNGPPSGPLSSSTFDFSKPPFSDSYEYKPPVYLSDKPMSKPPDYMEDKPISKPQDYMGDKPISKPLSMDDYTDFDANDKPPDSYKQEDHFTSHDHPPHDSDYPKFPDDSSYTGGSPPKPIEYSAHLDHPPFVDEPYDHHHDFHHELIYDHIPEYHEHHEHHDHTEEPEMNDQRLDKRPYSYYFIGKKLWYVPLYFSIYFIIYIAALVLKSIARHKITFPEHLAGHSRSYTDFSWWHFTERILEGVENFAEKYKSLS, from the exons ATGATACGCGCATTAATTCTCCTGCTTCTAGCAGATCTGTTAACCGCCACGGTTTTGCCGGAAGTGACGTCGTACGCGAAAGTGTCGAGAAATGGCCAGGAACAGACGCAAGCAAGGAGTGACCAGACTTCTTGGATCACCAG AATGGTCTCCCTGAGCAATGGGACAGCGAGCGAAGCCAGGGGCATCAAGAACATCGCTATTACAGTGTCGCCTGTCTACATTTCGCCGAAAATACCGAAACTCCAACATGGCGAAGCTGTTGACTACCCCTCGGCTGGGAG ATATTCGACGCTGGACCACGAATTGATAGCCCAGTTGAACACGAAGAAGAAGATTCAGGACAGATATCACCCAGCATCGctgaatacttttaaaaataaggaTCCTTCGAATGGCATGAGGGAAAGCTCCAAGCCTCGACCAAGTAGCCTCTCTAATAGACCACCTAGTGGCCCTCCGAATGGACCGCCTAGTAGTTTTTCGAACGGCCCACCTAGTAGTTTTTCGAACGGCCCACCTAGTGGCCCTCCGAATGGACCGCCTAGTAGTTTTTCGAATGGTCCACCTAGTGGCCCCCCGAATGGACCACCTGGTAGTTTCTCGGATGGACCACCTGGTAGTTTCTCGGATGGCCCACCAAGTGGCCCTCCGGATGGGCCACCTAGTAGTTTCTCGAATGGTCCTCCTAGTGGCCCTCTATCGTCGAGCACCTTCGACTTCTCCAAGCCGCCATTTTCGGACAGTTACGAGTACAAACCTCCTGTATATCTGAGTGACAAACCAATGTCGAAGCCGCCAGATTATATGGAGGATAAGCCGATTTCAAAGCCGCAAGATTACATGGGCGATAAACCGATTTCGAAGCCACTATCGATGGACGATTACACGGACTTCGACGCAAATGACAAG CCTCCAGACTCCTACAAGCAGGAAGATCATTTCACCTCCCACGACCACCCCCCTCATGACTCCGACTACCCCAAATTCCCAGACGATTCGTCTTACACCGGGGGCTCGCCACCAAAGCCCATAGAGTACTCGGCCCACCTGGACCACCCCCCTTTCGTCGACGAACCCTACGACCACCACCACGACTTCCATCACGAGCTCATCTACGACCACATCCCAGAGTACCACGAGCACCACGAGCACCACGATCACACCGAAGAGCCAGAGATGAACGACCAGAGACTGGACAAGAGGCCCTACTCCTACTACTTCATAGGGAAGAAGCTGTGGTACGTGCCACTGTACTTCAGCATCTATTTCATCATCTACATCGCGGCTCTGGTGCTCAAGAGCATAGCCAGACACAAGATCACGTTCCCAGAACACTTGGCGGGGCACTCGAGGTCCTACACTGACTTCAGCTGGTGGCACTTCACGGAAAGGATACTGGAGGGCGTCGAGAACTTCGCGGAGAAGTACAAGAGTCTTTCTTAA
- the LOC143377587 gene encoding uncharacterized protein LOC143377587 produces the protein MDRIRTNSVCSCLLLLVCVFHATTSETTSDGTYAPSDMNESREDPAIVTAVQTYRNPRAYRRGNNEDHDYDDHHDDHGMGNDEQKDMKAMSEPKVDYWGGYYDFLINEGSYKFWAVFQLATAALLIYSGFAALYYAKVNPPTIDDEFDDIFRRRRRRSLFIPARERSFCGLDSATFQRIIDAVGRDIH, from the exons ATGG ACAGAATACGAACGAACTCAGTCTGTAGCTGTCTTTTACTCCTCGTTTGTGTCTTTCACGCCACCACAAGTGAGACTACTTCCGACGGAACCTATGCACCCTCGGATATGAACGAGTCTCGAGAGGATCCCGCCATTGTCACCGCGGTGCAAACGTACAG GAATCCCAGAGCCTATCGACGTGGTAATAACGAAGATCATGATTATGATGATCATCACGACGATCACGGTATGGGAAACGACGAACAGAAGGATATGAAAGCTATGTCAGAGCCGAAAGTTGACTACTGGGGTGGCTACTACGACTTCCTCATCAACGAGGGGAGTTACAAGTTCTGGGCTGTGTTTCAA CTTGCCACAGCCGCCCTCCTCATCTACAGCGGTTTCGCCGCGCTTTACTACGCCAAGGTGAACCCTCCGACCATCGACGACGAATTCGACGACATATTCCGTCGTCGTCGAAGAAGATCATTGTTCATCCCTGCGCGAGAGAGATCCTTCTGTGGCTTAGACAGCGCCACGTTCCAGAGGATAATCGACGCCGTTGGGCGGGACATCCATTGA